In Rhinatrema bivittatum chromosome 11, aRhiBiv1.1, whole genome shotgun sequence, a single window of DNA contains:
- the RHBDD3 gene encoding rhomboid domain-containing protein 3 isoform X2: MMQLRGYLRGILGLEAPPFASLMLMVLLCCLGLMDACETLALKSDRLLQDSAGILSRLQITERHVEKLEKHSVCRALAGVPFLHFILSPKRGGILPDVDPTAGARSVEMLDPLAQTSLQSSFPAMQGHALSSVTGLSQTAAGTESPYPSIHPAAQFPNLYSAPIDWASPSGHLAAPFADLADPVMDEVLLRAGIQASLEEFNLAAPSELKLSRSSVSSLRLQQLEKMGFPTEQAVVALAATGKVEGAVSLLVGGQVGDEILVTAEGRPRPTTCGTQSTSPFSAD; the protein is encoded by the exons ATGATGCAGCTTCGAGGGTATCTGAGAGGCATCTTAGGACTGGAGGCACCTCCTTTTGCTTCTCTGATGCTGATGGTTCTCCTGTGTTGCCTTGGGCTGATGGATGCATGTGAaaccctggcactgaagtcagaccgGCTGCTCCAGG ACTCTGCTGGGATTCTTTCACGTCTCCAGATCACCGAGAGGCACGTGGAAAAGCTAGAGAAGCATTCCGTCTGCCGGGCGCTGGCGGGGGTCCCCTTTCTGCACTTTATCCTGTCTCCGAAGAGAGGAGGGATTCTGCCTGATGTGGATCCTACAGCCGGGGCCAG gTCTGTAGAAATGTTGGATCCCCTGGCCCAGACTTCCCTTCAGAGTAGCTTCCCTGCAATGCAGGGACATGCTTTGAGCAGTGTCACCGGATTGTCACAAACTGCAGCAGGCACGGAGTCACCCTATCCATCCATCCACCCAGCTGCTCAGTTCCCTAACTTGTATTCAGCACCTATTGACTGGGCATCTCCCAGCGGGCATTTGGCTGCCCCCTTTGCAGACCTGGCGGACCCTGTGATGGATGAAGTGCTCTTGAGAGCAGGCATCCAGGCTTCTCTGGAAGAATTCAACCTAGCAGCTCCTTCTGAACTGAAGCTTTCCAGgtcatctgtctcttctctgcg GTTGCAGCAGCTGGAGAAAATGGGTTTCCCGACTGAGCAGGCCGTGGTGGCACTTGCAGCAACAGGCAAAGTTGAAGGGGCGGTCTCGCTGCTGGTTGGAGGCCAGGTTGGAGACGAAATTCTGGTGACAGCCGAGGGAAGACCCCGCCCCACTACTTGTGGAACACAAAGCACCAGTCCCTTCTCTGCGGACTGA
- the RHBDD3 gene encoding rhomboid domain-containing protein 3 isoform X1 yields the protein MMQLRGYLRGILGLEAPPFASLMLMVLLCCLGLMDACETLALKSDRLLQVHRLLTYPLCPAEPALLLPDLLLFLLLGWWQEQCLGTLRYLYLALLNTLTSASLYLLLTRLWIPLPSSACGYTTIHLALMAAPRRQPPALQWGLLRRIPGPALPWLLLLFISLLFPASPFLLHLSGVISGLAHSAGILSRLQITERHVEKLEKHSVCRALAGVPFLHFILSPKRGGILPDVDPTAGARSVEMLDPLAQTSLQSSFPAMQGHALSSVTGLSQTAAGTESPYPSIHPAAQFPNLYSAPIDWASPSGHLAAPFADLADPVMDEVLLRAGIQASLEEFNLAAPSELKLSRSSVSSLRLQQLEKMGFPTEQAVVALAATGKVEGAVSLLVGGQVGDEILVTAEGRPRPTTCGTQSTSPFSAD from the exons ATGATGCAGCTTCGAGGGTATCTGAGAGGCATCTTAGGACTGGAGGCACCTCCTTTTGCTTCTCTGATGCTGATGGTTCTCCTGTGTTGCCTTGGGCTGATGGATGCATGTGAaaccctggcactgaagtcagaccgGCTGCTCCAGG TGCATCGCTTGCTGACTTATCCCTTGTGCCCTGCAGAGCCCGCCCTGCTGCTCCCTGAcctgctgctgttccttctcctgggctggtggcaggaGCAGTGCTTGGGCACTCTGAGGTACCTCTACCTTGCCTTGCTGAACACTCTTACCTCGGCTTCGCTGTACCTCCTCCTCACACGGCTGTGGATACCCCTGCCTAGCAGTGCCTGTGGTTACACCACAATCCACCTTGCCCTGATGGCAGCACCGCGGCGCCAGCCACCAGCTTTACAGTGGGGGCTCTTAAGGCGGATCCCAGGCCCTGCACTGCCTTGGCTGCTGCTTCTGTTCATTTCCCTTTTATTCCCGGCATCCCCGTTTCTCCTGCACCTGAGTGGAGTGATCTCAGGCCTGGCTC ACTCTGCTGGGATTCTTTCACGTCTCCAGATCACCGAGAGGCACGTGGAAAAGCTAGAGAAGCATTCCGTCTGCCGGGCGCTGGCGGGGGTCCCCTTTCTGCACTTTATCCTGTCTCCGAAGAGAGGAGGGATTCTGCCTGATGTGGATCCTACAGCCGGGGCCAG gTCTGTAGAAATGTTGGATCCCCTGGCCCAGACTTCCCTTCAGAGTAGCTTCCCTGCAATGCAGGGACATGCTTTGAGCAGTGTCACCGGATTGTCACAAACTGCAGCAGGCACGGAGTCACCCTATCCATCCATCCACCCAGCTGCTCAGTTCCCTAACTTGTATTCAGCACCTATTGACTGGGCATCTCCCAGCGGGCATTTGGCTGCCCCCTTTGCAGACCTGGCGGACCCTGTGATGGATGAAGTGCTCTTGAGAGCAGGCATCCAGGCTTCTCTGGAAGAATTCAACCTAGCAGCTCCTTCTGAACTGAAGCTTTCCAGgtcatctgtctcttctctgcg GTTGCAGCAGCTGGAGAAAATGGGTTTCCCGACTGAGCAGGCCGTGGTGGCACTTGCAGCAACAGGCAAAGTTGAAGGGGCGGTCTCGCTGCTGGTTGGAGGCCAGGTTGGAGACGAAATTCTGGTGACAGCCGAGGGAAGACCCCGCCCCACTACTTGTGGAACACAAAGCACCAGTCCCTTCTCTGCGGACTGA